One Falsihalocynthiibacter arcticus DNA segment encodes these proteins:
- a CDS encoding acetyl-CoA C-acyltransferase family protein, with protein MTDIVILGGARTAIGSFGKGLGGVAPTELGTIVAREAMARAGVEPAQIGNVVFGTVINTEPRDMYLSRVSARQAGVPDGVPAMNVNRLCGSGVQAQISVIQSLMLGDCDFGLAGGAENMSRSPYILPAARWGAKMGDAVAQDMMLGTLNCPFGSGHMGITAENVAQEHDITRAQQDAFALASQEKAVAAIENGYFTSQIVPVEIKVKRETVQFDTDEHPRATTLEALAGLRAAFQKDGTVTAGNASGINDGAAALVYATASAAEKAGLKPRARVLGYGIAGVRPEVMGIGPVPAVRALLAKTGLKIGDFDVIESNEAFASQALAVAKELGMDPAVINPNGGAIALGHPVGATGAILTVKALYELERTGGKRALITMCIGGGQGIALAIERL; from the coding sequence ATGACAGACATCGTAATTCTAGGCGGCGCGCGGACGGCAATTGGCAGTTTTGGCAAGGGCTTGGGCGGCGTTGCCCCGACGGAATTGGGTACAATTGTAGCGCGGGAAGCCATGGCGCGCGCGGGCGTTGAACCCGCGCAAATCGGCAATGTGGTCTTTGGAACCGTGATCAATACAGAACCCCGCGATATGTATTTGTCCCGCGTTTCTGCGCGTCAGGCTGGCGTGCCCGATGGGGTTCCTGCAATGAATGTGAACCGGCTTTGTGGCTCTGGTGTTCAGGCGCAGATCTCGGTGATTCAGTCTCTAATGCTGGGAGATTGTGACTTTGGGCTGGCCGGTGGTGCGGAAAACATGAGTCGCTCGCCGTATATTTTGCCTGCGGCGCGTTGGGGCGCAAAAATGGGCGATGCCGTGGCACAGGACATGATGCTGGGCACGCTGAACTGCCCGTTTGGGTCGGGGCATATGGGTATTACCGCCGAGAATGTCGCGCAGGAACATGACATCACGCGGGCGCAGCAGGACGCCTTTGCGCTTGCGAGCCAAGAGAAGGCGGTCGCGGCGATTGAAAACGGATATTTCACGAGCCAGATCGTACCGGTTGAAATCAAGGTGAAGCGCGAGACGGTTCAGTTTGATACCGACGAGCATCCGCGTGCAACGACGCTTGAGGCCTTGGCAGGGTTGCGCGCTGCGTTTCAAAAGGACGGGACCGTTACGGCGGGCAATGCATCGGGGATCAACGACGGGGCGGCGGCTTTGGTATATGCCACGGCATCCGCGGCGGAAAAAGCGGGCCTAAAACCGCGCGCGCGTGTCTTGGGGTATGGGATCGCGGGCGTGCGCCCTGAGGTTATGGGGATCGGGCCTGTGCCAGCTGTTAGAGCCCTTTTGGCAAAGACGGGCCTCAAAATTGGCGACTTTGATGTGATTGAAAGCAACGAAGCCTTCGCGTCGCAGGCCTTGGCTGTGGCGAAGGAGTTGGGGATGGACCCCGCAGTGATCAATCCCAACGGCGGGGCGATTGCGCTTGGACATCCCGTGGGCGCGACGGGGGCGATTTTGACAGTGAAGGCGCTGTATGAATTGGAACGCACGGGCGGAAAACGCGCCTTGATCACCATGTGCATTGGCGGCGGTCAGGGGATCGCGCTGGCGATTGAAAGGCTCTAA
- a CDS encoding metallophosphoesterase: MRTYAIGDIHGQLDMLHDAHDRIAQDKKRVQDTDAPIVHLGDLVDRGPACKAVVQYLLDGIDAGENWVVLMGNHDRMFLWYLEEVSKNDPHLFIGLDWLNARIGGTETLASYGVDVDAKRRYGEVHAEARSSVPQSHIDFLSQRPTSFTRGDVHFVHAGIRPTVPLNAQDEDDLVWIREGFLDSDVDHGALIVHGHTALTHATRYPNRVNLDSSAAYGNYLTAAVFEGRNVWQLSSTEREEITRHEVPTTLPEAHFFKR; the protein is encoded by the coding sequence ATGCGCACGTATGCAATCGGTGATATCCACGGACAACTCGACATGCTGCATGATGCGCACGACCGTATCGCGCAGGACAAAAAGCGTGTGCAGGATACCGACGCGCCGATTGTGCATTTGGGCGATTTGGTGGACCGTGGCCCCGCGTGCAAAGCGGTGGTCCAATATCTTCTCGACGGGATTGATGCTGGTGAAAACTGGGTCGTCCTAATGGGAAATCACGACCGGATGTTCCTTTGGTATTTGGAAGAGGTGTCCAAAAACGACCCGCATTTATTTATCGGTCTCGACTGGCTGAATGCGCGGATTGGTGGCACGGAAACGCTGGCGTCCTATGGTGTCGACGTTGACGCGAAGCGGCGCTATGGCGAAGTTCATGCCGAGGCGCGCAGCAGTGTTCCGCAATCCCACATCGATTTCCTGAGCCAGCGGCCGACGTCCTTTACACGCGGCGATGTGCATTTTGTGCATGCGGGAATTCGCCCAACAGTGCCTTTGAATGCCCAAGATGAGGATGATCTGGTTTGGATTCGGGAAGGATTTTTGGATAGTGATGTGGACCACGGGGCGCTTATTGTGCACGGGCATACGGCATTAACTCATGCGACGCGCTATCCTAACCGCGTTAATTTGGACAGTTCTGCGGCTTATGGAAATTACTTGACGGCGGCCGTTTTTGAGGGGCGGAATGTTTGGCAACTATCGTCGACTGAGCGCGAGGAAATTACGCGGCACGAGGTTCCGACAACCCTACCAGAGGCGCATTTTTTCAAGCGCTAG
- the serA gene encoding phosphoglycerate dehydrogenase: MAPKVLVSDKLSDAAVQIFRDRGIDVDFEPNLGKDKDALLAKIKDYDGLAIRSATKVTEKILAAADNLKVIARAGIGVDNVDIPAASKKGVIVMNTPFGNMITTAEHAIAMMFAVARQIPEASASTHAGKWEKSKFMGVELTHKTLGVIGAGNIGGIVCDRAVGLKMKVIAYDPFLSEERAAKLGVTKVELDELLERSDFITLHVPATDATRGMINAETIAKMKKGVRIINCARGGLVIEADLAEALKSGHVAGAAFDVFEVEPATDSPLFNLPNVVCTPHLGASTTEAQENVAVQVAEQMSDYLLTGAVTNALNMPSVTAEEAKIMGPWIKLAEHLGAFIGQLTDEPIKAINITYDGTVAEMNLAALECAAIAGIMQSTNPDVNMVSAPVIAKDRGIKISKTTQEKSGAFDAYIKVTIATAKRERSIAGTVFNDGKPRFIQIKGINIDAEVGAHMLYTTNKDVPGIIGTLGGIMGENGVNIANFTLGRADQGGDAIALLYVDGKVSDTVLKKLTDTGLFQSVKPLEFDAT, encoded by the coding sequence ATGGCACCTAAAGTTCTCGTTTCCGACAAACTCAGCGACGCTGCTGTTCAAATTTTCCGCGACCGTGGAATCGACGTAGATTTCGAACCCAACCTTGGCAAAGACAAGGACGCGCTGCTCGCGAAGATCAAAGACTATGACGGCTTGGCCATTCGCTCGGCAACCAAAGTTACCGAAAAAATCCTCGCTGCTGCCGACAACCTCAAAGTCATCGCGCGCGCTGGCATCGGGGTGGACAACGTTGATATCCCTGCGGCGTCCAAGAAAGGCGTGATCGTGATGAACACGCCGTTTGGCAACATGATCACAACCGCCGAACACGCAATTGCGATGATGTTTGCGGTGGCGCGTCAAATCCCAGAAGCTAGCGCCAGCACACATGCGGGCAAATGGGAAAAATCCAAATTTATGGGTGTTGAGCTTACGCATAAAACCCTCGGCGTGATCGGCGCGGGCAACATTGGTGGCATCGTTTGTGACCGGGCTGTTGGTCTGAAAATGAAAGTGATCGCTTATGATCCCTTCCTTTCGGAAGAGCGCGCGGCGAAACTTGGCGTTACCAAAGTAGAACTCGACGAATTGCTTGAGCGTTCCGATTTCATCACGCTGCACGTGCCTGCAACCGACGCGACACGCGGCATGATCAACGCCGAGACAATTGCGAAAATGAAAAAAGGTGTGCGCATTATCAACTGTGCGCGCGGCGGTCTGGTGATTGAAGCGGACCTTGCCGAAGCCCTCAAATCCGGCCATGTCGCGGGCGCGGCTTTCGACGTTTTCGAAGTTGAGCCAGCAACGGACAGCCCGTTGTTCAACCTTCCCAACGTGGTTTGCACGCCGCACCTTGGCGCGTCCACCACTGAAGCCCAAGAAAATGTCGCGGTGCAAGTTGCCGAGCAAATGTCCGACTACCTCCTCACTGGGGCCGTCACAAATGCACTCAACATGCCATCGGTTACCGCCGAAGAAGCCAAAATCATGGGCCCTTGGATCAAACTTGCCGAGCACCTTGGCGCGTTCATCGGCCAATTGACCGACGAACCCATCAAGGCCATCAACATCACCTATGATGGCACGGTTGCGGAAATGAACTTGGCCGCCCTCGAATGCGCCGCGATTGCGGGCATCATGCAGTCGACAAACCCAGACGTGAACATGGTTTCGGCACCGGTTATCGCCAAGGACCGTGGCATTAAAATCAGCAAAACCACGCAGGAAAAATCGGGTGCGTTTGATGCTTATATCAAGGTAACGATCGCCACGGCGAAACGGGAACGCTCGATTGCGGGAACTGTTTTCAACGACGGCAAGCCACGTTTCATCCAGATCAAAGGCATCAACATCGACGCCGAAGTCGGCGCCCACATGCTCTATACCACCAACAAAGATGTTCCGGGCATTATCGGGACATTGGGTGGCATCATGGGTGAAAACGGCGTCAATATCGCCAACTTCACTTTGGGTCGTGCAGATCAAGGCGGCGACGCGATTGCACTGTTGTATGTGGACGGAAAAGTATCAGACACCGTCCTGAAAAAACTCACGGATACGGGCTTGTTCCAATCCGTGAAGCCTTTGGAATTCGACGCTACCTAG
- a CDS encoding phosphoserine transaminase, with protein sequence MATTTPATRPANPRFSSGPCAKPASWTLNDLADAPLGRSHRAAVGKAKLKAAIENTREILGIPTDYKIGIVPASDTGAMEMAMWSLLGERPAEMVAWESFGAGWVTDVVKQLKIEANVRTADYGEIVDMTAVDYNKDVVFTWNGTTSGVRMPNGDAIPANREGLTICDATSAAFAMDLPWDKLDVTTFSWQKVLGGEAAHGMLILSPCAVERLENYTPSWPLPKIFRLTKGGKLIDGIFSGETINTPSMLCVEDYLVALEWSKKQGGLKGLIARADANTAEISKFVETHDWIEFLAADPAIRSTTSVCVKFTDARIKDGATFAKAVAKRLENEGVALDIGAYRDAPAGLRIWCGGTIEASDVAALMPWLDWAFNAEIAAQ encoded by the coding sequence ATGGCTACCACGACTCCGGCAACGCGCCCGGCCAATCCGCGTTTCTCTTCTGGCCCATGTGCCAAACCTGCTTCCTGGACATTAAACGATCTCGCTGACGCGCCTTTGGGCCGCTCGCATCGTGCAGCTGTCGGCAAAGCAAAACTCAAGGCCGCGATCGAAAATACCCGCGAAATCCTTGGAATCCCTACAGATTATAAAATTGGCATTGTCCCCGCTTCGGATACTGGCGCGATGGAAATGGCGATGTGGTCCCTTTTGGGTGAACGTCCCGCAGAAATGGTTGCGTGGGAATCCTTCGGGGCTGGCTGGGTCACGGATGTCGTGAAACAGCTCAAAATCGAAGCCAATGTGCGCACCGCAGACTATGGCGAAATCGTCGATATGACCGCCGTTGATTACAACAAGGACGTTGTTTTCACATGGAATGGAACGACCTCTGGTGTGCGGATGCCCAACGGCGACGCAATCCCCGCGAACCGCGAAGGCCTGACCATTTGCGACGCCACTTCGGCGGCATTCGCGATGGACCTGCCATGGGATAAACTCGACGTTACAACCTTTAGCTGGCAGAAAGTGCTGGGCGGCGAAGCGGCGCACGGGATGTTGATCCTAAGCCCATGTGCCGTGGAACGCCTTGAAAACTATACACCTTCTTGGCCCCTGCCCAAGATTTTCCGCCTTACCAAAGGTGGCAAATTGATCGACGGCATCTTTAGCGGCGAAACAATTAACACGCCTTCGATGCTCTGTGTTGAAGATTATCTTGTGGCGCTGGAATGGTCCAAAAAACAAGGTGGCCTTAAGGGTTTGATCGCTCGTGCGGATGCAAATACTGCCGAGATTTCCAAGTTTGTCGAGACACATGACTGGATTGAATTCCTCGCGGCGGACCCTGCTATTCGCTCCACAACTTCGGTTTGCGTGAAGTTTACGGATGCGCGGATCAAGGATGGTGCGACTTTCGCTAAAGCCGTTGCAAAGCGCCTCGAGAACGAAGGTGTTGCGCTGGATATCGGTGCCTACCGCGATGCGCCGGCGGGTCTTCGGATCTGGTGTGGTGGCACGATTGAAGCCTCCGATGTTGCGGCGTTGATGCCGTGGCTCGACTGGGCGTTCAACGCCGAGATCGCCGCTCAATAA
- the serB gene encoding phosphoserine phosphatase SerB: MYIATLLTCPTSPTLSRETVESLRNAWGGGDAIWLSVGEAAEFVVADMPLNLWEVWENLQSMGVDLIVQPRANRVKRMLLADMDSTMIEQECIDELADEAGVGPRVADITARAMNGELDFDGALRERVGLLKGLDESVIDQVLETRITLMPGGPVLLATMKANGAYAALVSGGFTAFTAKVAATLGFDENRANTLIIKDGKLSGEVGTPILGRQAKVDALEQITTRLGISETDVLAVGDGANDLGMLGRAGSGVALHAKPTVAAQCDVRINHGDLTALLYLQGYAKTDFVDV, from the coding sequence ATGTATATAGCCACGCTCCTTACCTGCCCCACTTCTCCCACGCTTAGCCGCGAGACCGTTGAATCCCTGCGAAATGCTTGGGGTGGGGGCGATGCTATTTGGCTTTCTGTTGGCGAAGCGGCGGAGTTTGTCGTTGCGGATATGCCGCTAAACCTATGGGAAGTTTGGGAAAACCTTCAGTCCATGGGGGTGGATTTGATCGTGCAGCCGCGCGCAAATCGCGTGAAGAGAATGCTGCTCGCCGATATGGACAGCACGATGATCGAGCAAGAATGCATCGACGAATTGGCCGATGAAGCCGGCGTTGGCCCGCGTGTTGCTGACATTACGGCGCGCGCAATGAACGGTGAGTTGGACTTTGACGGCGCTTTGCGCGAGCGCGTGGGCTTGCTCAAGGGACTCGACGAATCCGTCATCGATCAGGTTTTGGAAACACGCATTACCTTGATGCCCGGTGGCCCCGTTCTTCTCGCAACCATGAAGGCAAACGGCGCTTATGCTGCCCTCGTTTCGGGTGGGTTTACCGCCTTTACCGCCAAGGTCGCGGCCACGCTAGGGTTCGACGAAAATCGCGCGAACACCCTTATTATCAAGGACGGAAAGCTTAGTGGCGAGGTGGGAACACCCATTCTTGGACGGCAGGCAAAAGTCGACGCACTTGAACAAATCACTACCCGTTTGGGGATTTCGGAAACGGATGTCCTTGCTGTCGGGGATGGTGCGAACGATCTTGGGATGCTGGGCCGCGCGGGTTCTGGGGTTGCTCTGCATGCCAAACCGACGGTTGCCGCCCAATGTGATGTTCGCATTAACCACGGTGATTTGACGGCGCTACTTTACCTCCAAGGCTATGCCAAAACTGATTTTGTAGATGTTTGA
- a CDS encoding TSUP family transporter: protein MFEVTYEVLALLILAGFFAGFIDAIAGGGGLITVPVLLIAGASPIEALSTNKVQGVFGAATAALSYARAGQVSLREQIFPAIIAFFASAAGAFMVSFLPVYLIRFILPILMVGIALFFAFKPGLDDFDRTRRMSVPVFTATMIPLVAAYDGLLGPGTGSFFMIAFVTLGGYGILKATAHTKLLNFASNLGAIVAFSMVATPWWFTGLAMGAAQIAGATCGAALAVKIGARVIKPLLVITSATLAAKLLWDLL from the coding sequence ATGTTTGAAGTCACCTATGAGGTCCTTGCGCTCCTGATCCTTGCGGGTTTCTTTGCAGGGTTTATCGATGCGATTGCAGGGGGCGGCGGCCTGATCACAGTGCCGGTTCTATTGATTGCTGGAGCCTCGCCAATTGAGGCGCTTTCAACCAACAAAGTGCAGGGCGTATTTGGCGCAGCGACCGCCGCCTTGTCCTATGCGCGGGCGGGCCAAGTCTCGCTGCGAGAGCAGATATTCCCAGCAATCATTGCCTTTTTCGCCTCTGCCGCGGGCGCGTTCATGGTCTCGTTTCTACCGGTTTACTTGATCCGTTTTATCCTGCCTATCCTCATGGTTGGCATCGCCCTTTTCTTTGCGTTCAAGCCCGGTCTGGATGATTTTGATCGCACAAGGCGTATGTCGGTTCCGGTTTTTACGGCCACGATGATTCCGCTTGTTGCGGCATATGACGGGTTGCTTGGGCCAGGGACAGGATCGTTTTTTATGATCGCCTTTGTGACTTTGGGAGGCTACGGAATTCTTAAAGCAACGGCGCATACGAAGTTGCTAAATTTCGCCTCAAACCTCGGCGCAATCGTGGCGTTTTCCATGGTGGCAACGCCGTGGTGGTTTACCGGATTGGCCATGGGCGCGGCGCAAATTGCGGGCGCAACCTGCGGCGCGGCGCTGGCGGTGAAGATCGGAGCACGCGTCATAAAACCCCTTTTGGTTATCACATCAGCGACGCTGGCGGCCAAATTGCTTTGGGATTTACTCTAA